The following coding sequences are from one Malaciobacter pacificus window:
- the hemL gene encoding glutamate-1-semialdehyde 2,1-aminomutase encodes MFDKSISAYDEACKVIPGGVDSPVRAFKSVGGTPPFIQRGEGAYLFDVDGNKYVDFVQSWGPLIFGHCDKDIEEAVIQTAKNGLSFGAPTELETQLATEIVEMYDYIDKVRFVSSGTEATMSAIRLARGVTGKNDIIKFEGCYHGHSDSLLVQAGSGMATFGAPSSPGVPADLTKHTLLSEYNNIENLKKCFENSSDIACIIIEPIAGNMGLVPASDEFLKVCRELCDEHGALLIFDEVMTGFRASLKGASGILKTQGDIITFGKVIGAGMPVGAFAASKEIMGHLSPEGTVYQAGTLSGNPVAMAAGLTSLRKLKSNPEIYETLNAKAVKLVSGLKEVAIKNNIGLQVDTRGSMFGFFFADKVPTNFKEVSEFCDFQRFGKFHHEMIKKGFYFACSQYEAGFMCTEISDEDIEACISAADEIMKNL; translated from the coding sequence ATGTTTGATAAGTCAATAAGTGCATATGATGAAGCTTGTAAAGTTATTCCTGGGGGAGTTGATTCTCCAGTTAGAGCTTTTAAAAGTGTAGGAGGAACTCCCCCTTTTATTCAAAGAGGTGAGGGTGCATATTTATTTGATGTAGATGGAAATAAATATGTAGATTTTGTACAAAGTTGGGGACCACTAATTTTTGGTCATTGTGATAAAGATATAGAAGAAGCTGTTATTCAAACAGCTAAAAATGGTTTATCTTTTGGAGCTCCAACTGAACTTGAAACACAATTAGCTACTGAAATTGTTGAAATGTATGATTACATTGATAAAGTTAGATTTGTTAGTTCAGGAACTGAAGCTACAATGAGTGCTATTAGACTAGCAAGAGGTGTTACTGGTAAAAATGATATTATTAAATTTGAGGGTTGTTACCATGGACACTCTGATTCTCTTTTAGTTCAAGCGGGTTCTGGTATGGCAACATTTGGAGCACCAAGTTCTCCAGGAGTTCCGGCTGATTTAACAAAGCATACTTTATTATCAGAGTATAACAATATAGAGAATCTAAAGAAATGTTTTGAAAATAGTTCAGATATTGCTTGTATTATTATTGAGCCAATTGCTGGAAATATGGGATTAGTTCCTGCAAGTGATGAATTTTTAAAGGTTTGTAGAGAATTATGTGATGAGCATGGTGCTTTACTTATTTTTGATGAAGTTATGACAGGTTTTAGAGCAAGTTTAAAAGGTGCTAGTGGTATTTTAAAAACTCAAGGTGATATTATTACATTTGGAAAAGTAATTGGTGCAGGTATGCCAGTTGGTGCTTTTGCTGCTTCAAAAGAGATTATGGGGCATTTAAGTCCTGAAGGTACAGTTTATCAAGCAGGAACTTTAAGCGGTAACCCTGTTGCAATGGCAGCTGGACTTACAAGTTTAAGAAAACTAAAATCTAATCCAGAAATTTATGAAACTTTAAACGCAAAAGCAGTTAAATTAGTTTCTGGATTAAAAGAAGTAGCAATTAAAAATAATATTGGTCTTCAAGTTGATACAAGAGGAAGTATGTTTGGATTCTTCTTTGCTGATAAAGTTCCAACAAACTTTAAAGAAGTAAGTGAATTTTGTGATTTCCAAAGATTTGGTAAATTCCACCATGAAATGATTAAAAAAGGTTTCTATTTTGCTTGTTCTCAATATGAAGCTGGATTTATGTGTACAGAAATTAGTGATGAAGATATAGAAGCTTGTATTAGTGCAGCTGATGAAATTATGAAAAATTTATAA
- a CDS encoding pyrimidine/purine nucleoside phosphorylase, which yields MGIIKNVDLTKKANIYFDGNVTSRSYVENGVSKSLGIMMPGEYTFGTQKAEHMEIIAGKVEVLIACGDSNWEEVNAGEYFEVPANCSFDIKVLEITDYCCTYID from the coding sequence ATGGGAATTATTAAGAATGTTGATTTAACAAAAAAAGCAAATATTTATTTTGATGGAAATGTAACATCAAGAAGTTATGTAGAAAATGGAGTTTCTAAGTCTTTAGGAATTATGATGCCTGGTGAGTATACTTTTGGTACGCAAAAAGCAGAACATATGGAAATCATTGCTGGAAAAGTTGAAGTATTAATTGCTTGTGGTGATAGTAACTGGGAAGAGGTTAATGCAGGTGAATATTTTGAAGTACCAGCAAATTGTAGCTTTGATATTAAAGTATTAGAAATTACTGATTATTGTTGTACATACATAGACTAA
- a CDS encoding AtpZ/AtpI family protein, translating into MEEEKKVPKHQDKIVALDNLSLGISIVAAIVIGFGIGYGLKYLTGYSWTLWLGIVWGILAAILNIYKAYKRAQKQYEGLENDPRYAHRAKYGDKAYDNDED; encoded by the coding sequence ATGGAAGAAGAAAAAAAAGTACCAAAGCATCAAGATAAAATTGTAGCTTTAGATAACCTATCTTTAGGTATATCTATAGTTGCAGCAATTGTTATTGGATTTGGAATAGGGTATGGTCTTAAATATCTTACAGGTTATTCTTGGACTTTATGGCTTGGAATTGTTTGGGGTATCTTAGCAGCTATTTTAAATATTTATAAAGCATATAAAAGAGCTCAAAAACAGTATGAAGGTTTAGAAAACGACCCTCGATATGCACATAGAGCAAAGTATGGGGATAAAGCTTACGACAATGATGAAGATTAA
- the rpoD gene encoding RNA polymerase sigma factor RpoD, protein MSAKDLNKGIETLVKEYKDSVLTYEKIIKIFPKAPTASVVKKIIALVQLYNVTVISSQEQAKRMNAEEAKKKREQREKLIENEDDVFDLLKNKELLEWSRSDSPVRMYLREMGQIPLLTKEEEIEISKKIEMGEDIILDAICYVPYLIDFILEYKEPLVNRERKVKELFRNFDDEDDSGDDSNDDAEDEIDDEDDSGDDSSKKNKKLDKRAQTIVDAFKILEKAKKDWLKFLAKEEAKSDAELDQMTHNLAVAFKKKILKEALLDLGPTSKLITEIVKAMETALKSDTGFESELKRLEYRLPLFNDTLLKNHQKILDNIVNLSKAQITSMVPEATMVSTYMEIKKLFQTAEASKDGFDLEPEELKDVLEQIKRGKRITDQSKTRMAKSNLRLVVSIAKRYTNRGLPFLDLIQEGNIGLMKAVDKFEYKKGYKFSTYATWWIRQAISRAIADQARTIRIPIHMIETINRINKIIRKGIQENGKEPDVEEIAKEVGLPVDKVKQVIKITKEPVSLEAPIGSDEDGKFGDFVPDEKAPTPVDNIMKEDLQGQIDQILAQLNEREQAVIRMRFGLMQDASDRTLEEIGKELSVTRERVRQIESSAIKKLKHPKVGKNLKNYVES, encoded by the coding sequence ATGAGTGCAAAAGATTTAAATAAAGGTATTGAGACACTAGTTAAAGAGTACAAAGACTCAGTATTAACTTATGAAAAAATTATAAAAATCTTTCCCAAAGCTCCAACTGCATCAGTAGTAAAAAAAATTATTGCTTTAGTTCAACTTTACAATGTTACTGTGATTAGCTCACAAGAACAGGCTAAAAGAATGAATGCTGAAGAAGCAAAAAAGAAAAGAGAGCAAAGAGAAAAACTAATAGAAAATGAAGATGATGTTTTTGATTTACTTAAAAATAAAGAGTTATTAGAGTGGTCAAGATCTGATTCTCCAGTTAGAATGTATTTAAGAGAAATGGGACAAATTCCATTACTTACTAAAGAAGAAGAGATTGAAATTTCTAAAAAAATTGAAATGGGTGAAGATATTATCCTTGATGCCATTTGTTATGTTCCATACTTAATTGATTTTATTTTAGAATACAAAGAACCTTTAGTAAATAGAGAAAGAAAAGTAAAAGAATTATTTAGAAACTTCGATGATGAAGATGATTCAGGTGATGATTCAAATGATGACGCTGAAGATGAAATCGATGATGAAGATGATTCAGGTGATGATTCATCAAAGAAAAACAAAAAACTTGATAAAAGAGCACAAACTATTGTTGATGCTTTTAAAATCTTAGAAAAAGCGAAAAAAGATTGGCTTAAATTCTTAGCAAAAGAAGAAGCAAAATCTGATGCTGAATTGGATCAAATGACACACAATTTAGCAGTTGCATTTAAAAAGAAAATCTTAAAAGAGGCATTATTAGATTTAGGACCAACTTCTAAACTTATTACAGAAATTGTAAAAGCTATGGAAACTGCACTTAAATCAGATACTGGGTTTGAGAGTGAATTAAAAAGATTAGAGTATAGATTACCGTTATTTAATGATACTTTATTAAAAAACCACCAAAAGATTTTAGATAACATTGTTAATTTATCAAAAGCTCAAATTACTTCAATGGTTCCTGAAGCGACTATGGTTTCTACATATATGGAAATTAAAAAACTTTTCCAAACAGCAGAAGCTTCTAAAGATGGATTTGATTTAGAACCAGAAGAATTAAAAGACGTTTTAGAGCAGATTAAAAGAGGTAAAAGAATTACTGATCAATCTAAAACTAGAATGGCAAAATCTAACCTTAGACTTGTTGTATCTATTGCAAAAAGATATACAAATAGAGGTTTACCTTTCTTAGACTTAATCCAAGAAGGTAATATTGGTTTAATGAAAGCTGTTGATAAGTTTGAATATAAAAAAGGTTATAAATTTTCTACTTATGCAACATGGTGGATTAGACAAGCAATTTCAAGAGCGATTGCTGACCAAGCTAGAACTATTAGAATTCCAATTCACATGATTGAAACTATCAATAGAATCAATAAAATCATCAGAAAAGGTATTCAAGAAAATGGTAAAGAGCCAGATGTAGAAGAGATCGCAAAAGAAGTAGGATTACCTGTTGATAAAGTAAAACAAGTAATTAAAATTACTAAAGAGCCTGTATCACTTGAAGCACCAATTGGTTCTGATGAAGATGGTAAATTTGGAGATTTCGTTCCAGATGAAAAAGCACCAACACCAGTTGATAATATTATGAAAGAGGATTTACAAGGTCAAATTGATCAAATTCTTGCTCAATTAAATGAAAGAGAACAAGCTGTTATTAGAATGAGATTTGGTCTAATGCAAGATGCATCGGATAGAACTTTAGAAGAGATTGGTAAAGAGTTATCAGTTACAAGAGAAAGAGTTAGACAAATTGAATCTAGTGCTATTAAAAAATTAAAGCACCCAAAAGTTGGTAAAAACCTTAAGAATTACGTAGAGAGTTAA
- a CDS encoding 3-isopropylmalate dehydratase small subunit has protein sequence MDKKITGKVWNFGANIDTDVIIAARYLNSSDPEHLAKYVMEDADPEFPNKLQRGDIIVAGENFGCGSSREHAPIALKAAGVAAVIAPSFARIFYRNAFNMGLPIFELPESLEIKEGEEITVDVDAGEITNNTTGKTYKFIPIPEFMQELIAAGGLINYANLEVAKEKESK, from the coding sequence ATGGATAAAAAAATTACTGGAAAAGTATGGAATTTTGGTGCTAATATTGATACAGACGTTATTATAGCTGCACGTTATTTAAATAGTTCAGACCCTGAACATTTAGCAAAATACGTAATGGAAGATGCAGACCCTGAATTTCCAAATAAATTACAAAGAGGTGACATTATTGTTGCTGGTGAAAATTTTGGTTGTGGTTCATCTAGAGAACATGCTCCAATTGCACTAAAAGCAGCAGGAGTTGCAGCAGTTATTGCACCATCTTTTGCAAGAATCTTTTATAGAAATGCATTTAATATGGGATTACCAATCTTTGAATTACCAGAATCTTTAGAAATTAAAGAGGGTGAAGAAATTACTGTTGATGTTGATGCAGGTGAAATTACAAATAACACAACTGGTAAAACTTATAAATTTATTCCAATTCCAGAGTTTATGCAAGAGTTAATTGCAGCTGGTGGATTAATTAATTATGCAAATCTTGAAGTTGCAAAAGAAAAGGAAAGTAAATAA
- the leuB gene encoding 3-isopropylmalate dehydrogenase, with the protein MKKYNISVIKGDGIGPEIIDEAIKVLDTVAGACDFTLEYKEYLMGGIAIDETGVPLPDETVTGVLASDACLFGAIGGEKWDTLPRELRPETGLLNFREKMGVYANLRPAIVYDELLNASTLKPEVIKGCDIMVVRELIGGIYFGKPRENDGQKAFNTMVYTKDEIIRIGKQAFEFAMKRDKRVCSVDKANVLEVSQLWRDTMEEVAKDYPEVELSHMYVDNAAMQLVRNPKQFDVIVTGNIFGDILSDTASMVVGSIGLLPSASTGDKTAIYEPIHGSAPDIAGQGIANPIATIESAAMMLRYSLGEEKAADMISNAIKNVLKDGYRTKDLAAYDAKEVVTTAEMGDIIANYINK; encoded by the coding sequence ATGAAGAAATATAATATTTCAGTAATCAAAGGTGATGGAATAGGTCCAGAAATTATTGATGAAGCAATAAAAGTATTAGATACAGTAGCAGGAGCTTGTGATTTTACATTAGAGTATAAAGAGTACTTAATGGGTGGAATTGCAATTGATGAAACAGGAGTTCCATTGCCAGATGAAACTGTAACTGGTGTATTAGCTTCTGATGCTTGTTTGTTTGGAGCAATTGGTGGTGAAAAATGGGATACATTGCCAAGAGAATTAAGACCTGAAACAGGATTATTAAACTTTAGAGAAAAAATGGGAGTTTATGCAAACCTAAGACCAGCTATTGTTTATGATGAACTATTAAATGCATCAACTTTAAAACCAGAGGTTATTAAAGGTTGTGATATTATGGTTGTAAGAGAATTAATTGGTGGGATTTATTTTGGTAAACCAAGAGAGAATGATGGCCAAAAAGCATTTAATACTATGGTTTACACAAAAGATGAAATTATCAGAATTGGTAAACAAGCATTTGAATTTGCAATGAAAAGAGATAAAAGAGTTTGTTCTGTTGATAAAGCAAATGTTTTAGAAGTTTCTCAATTATGGAGAGATACTATGGAAGAGGTGGCAAAAGATTATCCTGAAGTTGAATTATCTCATATGTATGTAGATAATGCAGCAATGCAATTAGTAAGAAACCCAAAACAATTTGATGTTATTGTAACAGGGAATATTTTTGGAGATATCTTATCTGATACTGCTTCAATGGTTGTTGGTTCTATTGGATTATTACCATCAGCTTCAACTGGAGATAAAACAGCAATTTATGAGCCAATTCATGGAAGTGCACCTGATATTGCAGGACAAGGAATAGCAAATCCAATTGCAACAATAGAAAGTGCAGCAATGATGCTTAGATATTCACTAGGTGAAGAAAAAGCAGCAGATATGATAAGTAATGCAATTAAAAATGTATTAAAAGATGGATATAGAACAAAAGATTTAGCAGCTTATGATGCTAAAGAAGTTGTAACTACTGCTGAAATGGGTGATATTATCGCTAACTATATTAATAAATAA
- a CDS encoding DHHA1 domain-containing protein codes for MSDKKYRLVTRSDMDGLVCGTLLTYLGIIDDVLFAHPKDMQDGKVEITSNDIITNLPYVQNAHLVFDHHFSETLRNEKKANHIINPDAPSAAQVVYDYYDGDEVFPGYFTGMMNGANKADSADFVEEDILHPRAWALLSFIMDSRTGLGRFKDFRISNYQLMMDLVKYCARHNIDEILELSDVKERTDLYFKYEEEFKEQLKRCTVVKDNLLLIDYRYEEIIYPGNRFMVYAMYPEQNISIHIGWTKGNEKVVFSTGKSIINKSSKTNIGELMLKYGGGGHKAAGGCQIEKDNADNILEELIKQINNDG; via the coding sequence ATGAGTGATAAAAAGTATAGATTGGTTACTAGAAGTGATATGGATGGATTAGTGTGTGGTACACTTTTAACTTATCTAGGTATTATTGATGATGTACTATTTGCACACCCAAAAGATATGCAAGATGGAAAAGTTGAAATTACTTCAAATGATATCATTACAAATTTACCTTATGTGCAAAATGCTCATTTAGTATTTGATCATCATTTTAGTGAGACTTTAAGAAATGAAAAAAAAGCTAATCATATAATAAATCCTGATGCTCCAAGTGCAGCACAAGTTGTATATGATTATTATGATGGAGATGAAGTATTCCCAGGATATTTCACAGGTATGATGAATGGAGCAAATAAAGCTGATAGTGCTGATTTTGTTGAAGAAGACATCTTACATCCAAGAGCGTGGGCATTACTTAGTTTTATTATGGATTCAAGAACAGGTCTTGGAAGATTTAAAGATTTTAGAATTTCAAACTATCAACTTATGATGGATTTAGTAAAATATTGTGCAAGACATAATATTGATGAAATTTTAGAATTAAGTGATGTAAAAGAGAGAACAGATTTATACTTTAAATATGAAGAAGAGTTCAAAGAACAATTAAAAAGATGTACAGTAGTAAAAGATAATTTACTTTTAATTGACTATAGATATGAAGAGATAATTTATCCTGGTAATAGATTTATGGTTTATGCAATGTATCCAGAACAAAATATCTCTATACATATTGGATGGACAAAAGGAAATGAAAAAGTTGTATTTAGTACAGGTAAATCAATTATAAATAAATCATCTAAAACAAATATTGGAGAGTTAATGTTAAAGTATGGTGGAGGTGGTCATAAGGCTGCTGGTGGATGCCAAATTGAAAAAGATAATGCAGATAATATTTTAGAAGAATTAATTAAACAGATTAATAATGATGGATAA
- a CDS encoding HIT family protein produces the protein MSIIFKNELIRIEIEESEIPWLKIFTQEELKEFSDCDIKTKAEILRALDIVEKEMINYFNPTKINIASFGNYVPHVHFHIMARFEEDSYFPEPMWGKKQRESNLKLASFKDFYTILKNKL, from the coding sequence TTGTCAATAATTTTTAAAAATGAATTAATAAGAATCGAAATAGAAGAGTCTGAAATACCTTGGCTAAAAATATTCACTCAAGAAGAGCTAAAAGAGTTTTCTGATTGTGATATAAAAACTAAAGCAGAAATCTTAAGAGCTTTAGATATTGTTGAAAAAGAGATGATTAATTATTTTAATCCAACAAAAATAAACATTGCATCATTCGGAAATTATGTTCCCCATGTACATTTTCATATAATGGCACGATTTGAAGAAGATTCATATTTTCCAGAGCCTATGTGGGGAAAAAAACAAAGAGAATCAAATCTTAAACTAGCATCATTTAAAGATTTTTACACGATACTTAAAAATAAGCTGTAA
- the rpmJ gene encoding 50S ribosomal protein L36 translates to MKVRASVKKMCDKCKVIKRKGIVRVICDNKKHKQRQG, encoded by the coding sequence ATGAAAGTAAGAGCTTCAGTAAAAAAGATGTGTGATAAATGTAAAGTTATCAAAAGAAAAGGTATCGTAAGAGTAATTTGCGATAACAAAAAACATAAACAGAGACAAGGATAA
- the rpsM gene encoding 30S ribosomal protein S13 — protein sequence MARIAGVDLPNKKRMEYALTYIYGIGLHNSRLILDAVGIDYNKRAHELTEDEAAAIRQEIQKNYMVEGDLRKKVAMDIKALMDLGSYRGLRHRRGLPCRGQKTKTNARTRKGKKKTVGAAAK from the coding sequence ATGGCAAGAATCGCGGGTGTTGATTTACCAAACAAAAAAAGAATGGAATATGCATTAACTTATATCTATGGTATTGGTTTACATAATTCTAGATTAATCTTAGACGCTGTTGGAATTGATTACAATAAAAGAGCACATGAATTAACAGAAGACGAAGCAGCTGCAATTAGACAAGAAATCCAAAAGAACTACATGGTTGAGGGTGATCTTAGAAAAAAAGTTGCAATGGATATTAAAGCTTTAATGGATTTAGGTTCATACAGAGGTTTAAGACATAGAAGAGGTTTACCTTGTAGAGGGCAAAAGACTAAGACTAATGCTAGAACAAGAAAAGGTAAAAAGAAAACTGTTGGTGCAGCAGCTAAGTAA
- the rpsK gene encoding 30S ribosomal protein S11: MAKRKVTRKKIVKKNIADGIVHIAASFNNTMVTVTDNAGNAISWSSAGNLGFKGSKKSTPFAAQAAVEDAMQKAIEHGIKNVGIKIQGPGSGRDTAVKSVGAMEGIRVTWLKDVTPLPHNGCRPPKRRRV, translated from the coding sequence ATGGCAAAAAGAAAAGTTACTAGAAAAAAAATCGTAAAAAAGAACATTGCTGACGGTATTGTTCACATTGCTGCAAGTTTCAATAATACTATGGTTACTGTTACTGACAATGCAGGAAATGCAATTTCTTGGTCAAGTGCAGGAAACTTAGGATTCAAAGGTTCTAAAAAATCTACTCCATTCGCAGCACAAGCAGCAGTTGAAGATGCTATGCAAAAAGCAATTGAGCACGGAATCAAAAATGTTGGAATTAAAATCCAAGGACCAGGATCTGGTAGAGATACTGCAGTTAAATCTGTAGGTGCTATGGAAGGTATTAGAGTTACTTGGTTAAAAGATGTTACACCATTACCACATAATGGTTGTAGACCTCCAAAAAGAAGAAGAGTGTAA
- the rpsD gene encoding 30S ribosomal protein S4 has protein sequence MARYRGPREKIERRLDADLGLKGERRLNGKSALEKRPFAPGQHGQRRAKISEYGLQLREKQKAKFMYGVSEKQFRKYFKEAARREGNTGANLITLIEQRLDNVVYRMGFASTRAFARQLTTHGHILVDGKKVDIPSFIVRPGQKIEIREKSKNNPQIVRALELTNQTGMVDWVDVEKDKVFGIFTRIPTREEVVIPVEERLIVELYSK, from the coding sequence ATGGCAAGATATAGAGGACCTAGAGAAAAGATTGAAAGAAGACTTGATGCAGACCTTGGATTAAAAGGTGAGAGAAGACTTAACGGAAAATCTGCATTAGAAAAAAGACCATTTGCTCCTGGACAACATGGACAAAGAAGAGCTAAAATCTCTGAGTATGGTTTACAATTAAGAGAAAAGCAAAAAGCTAAATTTATGTATGGTGTATCTGAAAAACAATTCAGAAAATACTTTAAAGAAGCTGCAAGAAGAGAAGGTAATACAGGGGCTAACCTTATTACATTAATCGAGCAAAGATTAGATAACGTTGTTTACAGAATGGGATTTGCTTCAACTAGAGCATTTGCTAGACAATTAACAACTCACGGACACATTTTAGTAGATGGTAAGAAAGTTGATATTCCTTCTTTCATCGTTAGACCTGGTCAAAAAATTGAGATCAGAGAAAAATCTAAAAACAACCCTCAAATTGTTAGAGCATTAGAATTAACTAACCAAACTGGTATGGTTGACTGGGTTGACGTAGAAAAAGATAAAGTTTTCGGAATTTTCACAAGAATCCCAACAAGAGAAGAAGTTGTTATTCCTGTTGAAGAAAGATTAATCGTAGAGTTATATTCTAAATAA
- a CDS encoding DNA-directed RNA polymerase subunit alpha, whose translation MKKFADTPFLPTEVEIEAISENEAKISAYPFESGFAITLAHPLRRLLLSSSIGYAPIAVKIEGASHEFDSLRGMLEDIAIFIINLKNIRFKINGDKDQVVVEYSFNGPKEIKGEDLINSDVEIVSPDVHLATINSDCNLTFSVIIQKGIGYMPSEDIRDIVGPDYIPIDAFFTPVKKVVYDIEKMLVEDNPNFEKAVFTVQTNGQISPVTAFKEAVSVMYSQMSVFNKVFDLSEVTVSETGEEPVELKDLIIKIDDLNLSARSFNSLDRAGLKFLGELVLMSEVEVKNIKNLGKKSYDEIAEKLESLGYPVENTLPENVASALRRKLEQLKA comes from the coding sequence ATGAAAAAGTTTGCAGACACACCGTTTTTACCAACTGAAGTTGAGATCGAAGCTATCAGCGAAAATGAAGCTAAAATATCAGCATATCCATTTGAAAGTGGTTTTGCAATTACTTTAGCGCACCCTTTAAGAAGACTTTTATTAAGCTCTTCAATTGGTTACGCACCAATTGCTGTAAAAATTGAAGGTGCTTCTCATGAGTTTGACTCTTTAAGAGGTATGCTAGAAGATATAGCTATTTTTATTATTAATCTAAAAAACATTAGATTTAAAATTAACGGCGATAAAGATCAAGTAGTAGTAGAGTACTCATTTAATGGGCCAAAAGAAATTAAAGGTGAAGATTTAATCAACTCTGATGTTGAAATTGTTTCTCCAGACGTTCACTTAGCTACTATCAACAGTGACTGTAACTTAACTTTCTCTGTAATTATTCAAAAAGGTATTGGATATATGCCTTCTGAAGATATTAGAGATATTGTTGGGCCAGATTACATTCCTATTGATGCATTCTTTACTCCAGTTAAAAAAGTAGTATATGATATTGAAAAAATGTTAGTTGAAGATAACCCTAACTTTGAAAAAGCTGTATTTACTGTACAAACAAATGGACAAATTTCTCCAGTTACTGCATTTAAAGAAGCAGTATCAGTTATGTACTCTCAAATGTCAGTATTTAACAAAGTATTTGATTTATCTGAAGTAACAGTAAGTGAAACTGGAGAAGAGCCAGTAGAACTAAAAGATTTAATCATTAAAATTGATGATTTAAATTTAAGTGCTAGAAGTTTCAACTCTTTAGATAGAGCTGGATTAAAATTCTTAGGTGAACTAGTACTTATGAGTGAAGTTGAAGTAAAAAATATTAAGAACTTAGGTAAAAAATCTTATGACGAAATTGCTGAAAAATTAGAGTCATTAGGATACCCAGTTGAAAATACACTTCCAGAAAATGTTGCTTCTGCATTAAGAAGAAAATTAGAGCAACTAAAAGCATAA
- the rplQ gene encoding 50S ribosomal protein L17, producing the protein MRHKHGYRKLNRTSSHRKALLKNLAIAIIEREKIETTVPKAKELKRHIERLVTTARNADLNTHRAVFAALQDKEATKKLINEIAPRYEGRNGGYTSIVKTRIRRGDATPMAFISFV; encoded by the coding sequence ATGAGACATAAGCACGGATATAGAAAATTAAATAGAACTTCTTCTCATAGAAAAGCATTGTTAAAAAATTTAGCAATTGCAATTATCGAGAGAGAAAAAATTGAAACAACTGTACCAAAAGCAAAAGAATTAAAAAGACACATTGAAAGATTAGTAACAACTGCTAGAAATGCTGACTTAAATACACATAGAGCTGTATTTGCTGCATTACAAGACAAAGAAGCTACTAAAAAATTAATTAATGAAATTGCACCAAGATACGAAGGTAGAAATGGTGGATACACTTCAATCGTTAAGACAAGAATTAGAAGAGGTGATGCTACACCAATGGCATTCATTTCTTTCGTATAA